From a region of the Butyrivibrio sp. AE3004 genome:
- a CDS encoding YitT family protein, producing MSRFKDRQSLRETIFCYLMVGIGATIAAFAIEDFLAPNRIFDGGIVGVSMIVANFTGFKLSILTWGFNIPFLIFGWGKKGPHFVIRSIYAMTIFAVAVAFFETTPAVTNESLLAVTFGGLILGVGVGMILRYGGCLDGTEIVASILSPRIHMSIGRQVLMFNIVLYMFIGFLYGWNNGLYSILTYVLVSVVMTRVEEGFDAQRACLIFTHDDVNAIKDRIYKELGRTCTEWNTEGYIGGQNKALYVVVSQYELKQIREILADFNCFATISGIDEIIGKNVKKTLL from the coding sequence GTGAGCAGGTTTAAAGACAGGCAGAGTCTTAGGGAAACGATTTTTTGTTATTTGATGGTTGGAATAGGTGCGACTATAGCAGCATTTGCGATCGAGGATTTTTTGGCGCCAAATAGGATTTTTGATGGTGGGATTGTCGGTGTCTCAATGATTGTGGCTAACTTTACCGGGTTTAAGCTGAGTATTCTGACATGGGGATTTAACATTCCCTTTCTGATATTTGGATGGGGGAAGAAGGGACCTCATTTTGTTATCCGTTCTATATATGCGATGACGATTTTTGCGGTGGCGGTGGCCTTTTTCGAAACTACGCCGGCTGTTACTAATGAGAGCCTTTTGGCCGTAACCTTTGGGGGACTGATACTAGGTGTCGGTGTTGGAATGATCCTCAGGTATGGCGGATGTCTTGATGGAACGGAGATTGTGGCTTCGATTTTGAGTCCCAGGATCCATATGTCTATAGGACGTCAGGTTCTCATGTTCAACATTGTTCTGTACATGTTTATCGGCTTTTTATATGGTTGGAATAATGGACTGTACTCTATTCTTACTTATGTCCTGGTTTCAGTTGTAATGACTCGTGTTGAGGAGGGATTCGATGCTCAGAGGGCATGCCTTATTTTTACGCATGACGATGTAAATGCGATAAAGGACAGAATCTACAAAGAGCTTGGAAGAACCTGTACTGAGTGGAATACGGAAGGGTATATTGGAGGACAGAACAAGGCTCTTTATGTTGTAGTCAGCCAATATGAACTTAAGCAGATAAGAGAAATTCTTGCTGATTTTAACTGCTTTGCGACTATCAGCGGCATTGATGAGATTATTGGTAAGAATGTTAAGAAGACATTATTATAA
- a CDS encoding glycosyltransferase family 4 protein, with the protein MKIAMIGHKRIPSREGGVEIVVEELASRLVQMGHQVTVYNRMGRNVADKNADREAHKLKKYKGIRIVHVPTPDLKALNAVVYSFIATIGALLGNYDVIHYHAEGPCAMLVIPHMFGIRTVATIHGLDWQRAKWGGFATRYLKFGEWIAARYADEVIVLSRNVQQYFLDKYNRETIYIPNGVNQTEFKAPDRIAKNFGLEKDKYILYLGRIVPEKGITYLLEAFSKVDTDMKLVIAGGASHSGDYIDQVKEMAAKDDRVVMTGFVQGDTLTELFSNCYLYVLPSDIEGMPISLLEAMSFGRKCLASDIPENKEACCEYAQYFKKSNVEDLRRMLKESIEHPDIYHSYGEITFYCYKRFNWNKVTGASAKLYIDTILNVERINNV; encoded by the coding sequence ATGAAAATCGCAATGATCGGGCACAAAAGAATACCGTCCAGAGAGGGAGGAGTTGAGATTGTCGTCGAGGAGCTTGCCTCACGTCTTGTTCAGATGGGACATCAGGTTACGGTATACAACCGCATGGGAAGAAATGTTGCGGATAAGAATGCTGACAGAGAGGCGCACAAACTCAAGAAGTACAAGGGGATACGTATAGTTCACGTTCCCACTCCGGATCTTAAGGCGTTAAATGCAGTTGTTTATTCTTTTATTGCCACGATCGGAGCACTACTGGGAAATTATGATGTAATTCATTATCATGCGGAAGGGCCATGCGCAATGCTGGTCATTCCGCATATGTTTGGGATAAGAACGGTAGCAACCATTCATGGTCTTGATTGGCAGAGAGCCAAGTGGGGCGGATTTGCTACAAGGTATTTGAAGTTCGGCGAATGGATTGCTGCAAGATATGCTGATGAAGTAATCGTTTTGTCACGTAATGTTCAGCAGTATTTCCTTGATAAGTACAACAGAGAGACTATATATATTCCAAATGGTGTTAACCAGACAGAGTTTAAGGCTCCTGATAGAATTGCCAAGAACTTTGGGCTCGAGAAAGATAAATACATTTTGTATCTTGGAAGAATCGTTCCTGAGAAGGGAATCACATATCTTTTGGAAGCTTTTTCCAAGGTTGATACGGATATGAAACTAGTTATTGCTGGTGGTGCAAGTCATTCAGGCGATTATATAGATCAGGTTAAGGAGATGGCTGCCAAGGATGACCGTGTTGTGATGACAGGTTTTGTTCAGGGAGATACACTGACTGAGCTTTTCAGTAACTGCTATCTATATGTGCTTCCAAGCGATATCGAAGGTATGCCGATAAGTCTGCTTGAAGCAATGAGCTTTGGAAGGAAATGCCTTGCAAGTGATATTCCCGAGAATAAGGAAGCATGTTGCGAATATGCTCAGTACTTTAAGAAATCCAATGTGGAGGACTTAAGGCGTATGCTTAAGGAGAGTATTGAGCATCCTGATATTTATCATTCTTATGGTGAGATTACGTTTTATTGCTATAAGAGATTTAACTGGAACAAGGTTACCGGTGCCAGTGCAAAATTGTATATTGATACGATTTTGAATGTAGAGAGAATTAATAACGTATAA
- a CDS encoding endo-1,4-beta-xylanase → MHKKMLGLSSLLMAGMLTVSSVGTGALQVQATDGTGYELTEDSAEGAAEENTEAVSEEKKEEAAGESEVSKEEVKEENTSGSFEEKEESTEKEASKDAEVTSEEGKKADSEETSEKSEDGTENKGEDSSETSKEKTEGVNEEKSGEVAEGQNEEKTEGQEGVKTEDKNEETEEGQTTKKTEESGEEKTGTDAKEETEIGVDNGLVFFDRWNQSSTFNSHLKFEKQYQEYVSNLGEAVKTENLNSITVKVSDQENNVCIKLYDSTLTEKMANYSCNGKSEYTIVPNYDGDVQYVAVMSMAEGDAAYPYSIKIDSIDVDKKEVAPVENEKTLVFEGDDLKFTDHWEGTEVDGATLVFDKEWREYGISLGEDISGDALKSITLKTKEKTASLGVKLYGEDKQTNSYVDYGKSGSDKYVLYPATTDVVNEFAIMAMNNQDYPFNVDVERIEVVVDTTPESEKPEKGVETDIVDLRDPMTAILGDDFIVGTAISYMEFADEMEMELVTKHFNGVTLGNELKPDSMLKKDANIIDYDLNGETIQVPELNYETPERYLDFFVKWNEEHPDKQIKIRGHVLVWHSQTPEFFFHEDYDTEKPYVTPDVMNKRLEYYIKSVAEHFTSPESKYHGMFYGWDVVNEAVSDSTGTYRNGNENSSWWRVYNSPEFIQNAFVFANRYMDPEISLFYNDYNETMSNKMKGICKLLSDVKATPGARIDGMGMQAHYQIAANDPSIEAFKTAARSYGEIVDQVQVTELDYKGSANSKDTRLAERYKALYDAIRRLKAEGVNITGMTIWGVVDKHSWLQTANNNGGGSNGSARQYPLLFDDYYKAKNAFYALAEAGDLEPEIKNVTLIQNIGDEFSAGESYGFAEGETKAVFVPMWNEGEVDVKVTVTDSTVDEADSFTVYVDDTTEIKAVTVKRSEADATEDGYEKVVKVAVDNEALSSNKVKLDVHYTNGDKTFAYGDTSLNAENGSKYFAETVVKPLLSVNKGTVVVDGKADDDAWKTVKAVPLAINVGAQVSAEAKLLWDDEKLYVLADVKDSVLNKDASQAHEQDSLEVFIDENNNKTSSYQEDDKQYRINYENAHSFNGTKCLEENMESAVELTEDGYRVEAAFKWTDITPAAGSKVGLELQINDANETGKRIGTLSWADKSGNGWSSTEVFGTILLKGAEETPSVEEPGTEEPKEDPKTDEPKKEEPKQDQPKTDAPKQETPKTDANKTNNDKKPATESKPAKETEKVAALKTAETPVGKDLTYTGKEQVGVDEKAGFTVTGNKQTDAGTYTATATLKDGYSWSDGSTAPKSVSFTIKKADNTLTVKAKTAKVKASKLKKKNQKVKVSSGLKVKDAQGDVTYKKVSGNKNIKIDSKTGKITVKKGLKKGLYKIKVTITAAGNDNYDTTEETVTFKVRVK, encoded by the coding sequence ATGCACAAAAAAATGTTGGGGTTGTCTTCGCTGCTTATGGCAGGAATGCTGACAGTGTCATCTGTGGGGACAGGTGCATTGCAGGTTCAGGCTACAGATGGTACAGGCTATGAGCTGACGGAGGATTCTGCAGAGGGAGCTGCAGAAGAAAACACTGAGGCTGTTTCCGAAGAGAAGAAGGAAGAGGCCGCAGGGGAGTCGGAAGTTTCCAAGGAGGAAGTTAAGGAGGAGAATACTTCAGGAAGCTTTGAAGAAAAGGAAGAAAGTACAGAAAAAGAAGCATCAAAGGATGCAGAGGTGACTTCAGAAGAAGGTAAGAAGGCAGATTCTGAGGAAACTTCAGAAAAGTCAGAAGATGGTACTGAAAATAAGGGTGAAGATTCATCTGAAACATCTAAGGAGAAAACCGAAGGTGTGAATGAAGAGAAGTCCGGCGAAGTAGCTGAAGGGCAGAACGAAGAAAAGACAGAAGGTCAGGAAGGTGTAAAGACCGAGGATAAGAACGAAGAAACAGAGGAAGGCCAGACTACAAAGAAGACAGAAGAATCTGGAGAAGAAAAGACCGGAACCGATGCTAAAGAAGAGACTGAAATTGGGGTTGATAATGGTCTCGTATTCTTTGACAGATGGAATCAGAGTTCTACATTTAACAGCCACCTTAAGTTTGAGAAGCAGTATCAGGAATATGTATCAAACCTTGGCGAAGCTGTTAAAACCGAGAACTTAAACAGTATCACGGTTAAAGTTTCGGACCAGGAAAATAACGTTTGTATTAAGTTATATGATTCTACATTAACAGAAAAGATGGCAAATTATAGCTGTAATGGAAAATCAGAGTATACAATCGTTCCGAATTACGATGGCGATGTACAATACGTTGCTGTAATGTCAATGGCTGAGGGCGATGCTGCTTATCCTTATAGTATTAAGATCGATTCTATCGATGTTGATAAAAAGGAAGTAGCACCTGTAGAGAACGAGAAGACTCTTGTTTTCGAAGGTGATGACCTTAAGTTCACAGATCATTGGGAAGGAACAGAGGTAGATGGCGCAACACTTGTATTCGATAAGGAGTGGCGTGAATACGGAATATCACTTGGGGAAGATATTTCCGGAGATGCTCTTAAGTCTATCACTCTTAAGACAAAAGAGAAGACAGCAAGCCTTGGTGTTAAGCTGTACGGTGAAGATAAGCAGACAAACAGCTATGTAGATTATGGTAAGAGCGGAAGCGATAAATACGTTCTTTATCCTGCTACAACTGATGTAGTAAATGAATTTGCTATCATGGCTATGAACAACCAGGATTATCCTTTCAATGTTGATGTTGAAAGAATCGAGGTTGTAGTTGACACAACACCTGAGAGCGAGAAGCCTGAAAAGGGTGTTGAGACAGATATCGTTGATCTTCGTGATCCCATGACAGCAATCCTTGGTGATGATTTCATCGTAGGTACAGCTATCAGCTACATGGAGTTTGCTGATGAGATGGAGATGGAGCTTGTAACAAAGCACTTCAACGGTGTAACACTTGGTAACGAGCTTAAGCCTGATTCAATGCTGAAGAAGGATGCGAACATCATTGATTATGATCTGAACGGTGAGACAATTCAGGTTCCTGAGCTTAACTATGAGACACCTGAGAGATATCTTGATTTCTTTGTAAAGTGGAATGAAGAGCATCCCGACAAGCAGATCAAGATCAGAGGTCACGTTCTTGTATGGCACTCACAGACTCCTGAGTTCTTCTTCCATGAAGACTATGATACAGAAAAGCCTTATGTAACACCTGATGTTATGAATAAGCGTCTTGAGTATTACATCAAGAGTGTAGCTGAGCATTTCACATCTCCTGAGAGTAAATACCATGGAATGTTCTATGGCTGGGATGTTGTAAATGAAGCAGTAAGTGACAGCACAGGAACATACAGAAACGGAAATGAAAATTCATCATGGTGGAGAGTATACAATTCACCTGAATTTATCCAGAATGCATTCGTATTTGCAAACAGATACATGGATCCTGAAATCTCACTTTTCTACAACGATTACAATGAGACCATGAGCAACAAGATGAAGGGTATCTGCAAACTGCTTTCAGATGTAAAGGCAACACCCGGTGCCAGAATCGATGGTATGGGTATGCAGGCTCACTATCAAATAGCTGCGAACGATCCCAGTATCGAGGCATTCAAGACAGCAGCAAGATCTTATGGCGAAATTGTTGATCAGGTTCAGGTAACAGAGCTTGATTATAAGGGAAGTGCAAACTCCAAGGATACGAGACTTGCAGAGAGATATAAGGCGCTTTATGACGCTATCAGAAGACTTAAGGCTGAAGGCGTTAACATCACAGGCATGACAATCTGGGGTGTTGTTGATAAGCATTCATGGCTCCAGACAGCAAATAACAACGGTGGTGGTTCAAACGGAAGCGCCAGACAGTATCCTCTTCTTTTTGATGATTACTACAAGGCAAAGAATGCTTTCTATGCTCTTGCAGAAGCAGGTGATCTTGAGCCTGAGATCAAGAATGTAACTCTTATTCAGAATATCGGCGATGAGTTTTCAGCAGGTGAGTCCTACGGTTTTGCAGAGGGTGAGACAAAGGCAGTATTCGTTCCTATGTGGAATGAAGGTGAAGTAGACGTTAAGGTTACAGTTACTGACAGCACTGTTGACGAAGCAGACAGCTTCACAGTTTATGTTGATGATACTACAGAAATAAAGGCTGTTACAGTTAAGCGTTCTGAGGCAGATGCTACAGAAGATGGTTATGAAAAAGTAGTTAAGGTTGCAGTAGACAACGAAGCTCTTTCTTCAAACAAGGTTAAGCTGGATGTTCACTACACAAATGGCGATAAAACTTTTGCATATGGCGATACATCATTAAATGCTGAAAATGGTAGCAAGTATTTTGCAGAGACAGTTGTTAAGCCTCTTCTTTCAGTAAACAAGGGAACAGTTGTTGTTGACGGAAAAGCTGATGATGATGCATGGAAGACTGTTAAGGCAGTTCCGCTTGCAATAAATGTTGGTGCTCAGGTTTCAGCTGAAGCTAAGCTTCTTTGGGATGATGAAAAGCTCTATGTTCTTGCAGATGTTAAGGACAGCGTTTTGAACAAAGATGCAAGCCAGGCTCATGAGCAGGATTCACTTGAAGTATTTATCGACGAGAACAACAACAAGACAAGCTCATATCAGGAAGATGATAAGCAGTACAGAATAAACTACGAGAATGCACACAGCTTCAATGGTACAAAGTGCCTTGAGGAAAACATGGAATCAGCAGTAGAACTTACTGAGGATGGTTACAGAGTAGAAGCTGCATTTAAGTGGACAGATATCACACCTGCTGCAGGCAGCAAGGTAGGTCTTGAACTTCAGATCAACGATGCTAATGAAACAGGTAAGAGAATAGGTACACTTAGCTGGGCTGATAAGTCCGGTAACGGCTGGTCTTCAACAGAAGTATTCGGAACAATTCTTCTTAAAGGTGCTGAAGAGACTCCCAGTGTAGAAGAGCCCGGTACAGAAGAGCCTAAGGAAGATCCCAAGACCGACGAGCCTAAGAAGGAAGAACCTAAGCAGGATCAGCCTAAGACAGATGCTCCTAAGCAGGAAACACCTAAGACTGATGCTAATAAGACAAACAATGACAAGAAGCCTGCTACTGAGAGCAAGCCTGCAAAGGAAACTGAGAAAGTTGCAGCTCTGAAGACAGCTGAGACACCTGTAGGTAAGGATCTTACATACACAGGTAAGGAGCAGGTAGGTGTTGATGAGAAGGCCGGCTTTACAGTAACAGGTAACAAGCAGACAGATGCAGGTACTTATACAGCAACAGCAACTCTTAAGGATGGCTACAGCTGGAGTGATGGAAGCACAGCTCCAAAGAGCGTAAGCTTCACAATCAAGAAGGCTGATAACACACTTACCGTAAAGGCTAAGACTGCAAAGGTGAAGGCTTCAAAGCTTAAGAAAAAGAACCAGAAGGTTAAGGTTTCAAGCGGACTTAAGGTTAAAGATGCTCAGGGTGATGTAACTTACAAGAAGGTTAGCGGAAATAAGAATATCAAGATTGATTCCAAGACCGGTAAGATCACTGTAAAGAAAGGTCTTAAGAAGGGTCTTTACAAGATTAAGGTTACAATCACAGCTGCCGGAAACGACAACTATGACACAACCGAAGAGACAGTAACATTTAAGGTTAGAGTTAAATAA
- a CDS encoding Ig-like domain-containing protein: protein MKKATGKRLKRALTVLMSVTLTASGAGIMPDSGLRVMAENAPTVISDEQVSKLTADASYNRTSVHDPSIVYDSDTGTYYVFGSHLAVSKSTDLMNWTSIYTDDPSSGIFVESYNEEFKHNNNEGEYVPGLNSIKTEQITIIPEKNNSENAESISGSIVLRSEINGNEFSDIDVSENEAIEDTENNKNATENVIPGSSADSSEINESGENEISEVNKSDESENSEINKSGEPKSSDTKGKDATENEAAENGTNTDDNKSSAMDDAKSTESTAKADDGNYDNASKKTDSNLDSTAEDAYTNSGSAPENDVNNNSKAPETSDVLAVSSPEDNDAAPITAENGIEYKFANYDIAKWISGNSVKGNMWAPDVIYNESLGKWCMYLSLNGPTWNSAIVLLTSDNIEGPYDYVGPVVFSGFSTADSSKSFKNTDLEFVTGELEELPARYDHIRDKSWGDYLPHAIDPAVFYDEDGKLWMVYGSWSGGIYVLELDENTGLRDYTVNYPLSYEKDESVKDYGKSILSDPYFGTKIAGGYYVSGEGPYIEHIGDYYYLFISYGFYSPEGGYNMRVFRSKTPNGPYVDENGTSAIFDKYILNYSPTDKNNNRGEKIVGNYQWPSMSKAEIAQGHNSAIAANDGKIYLIYHTKFNDGTASHEVRVHQMFVNEDGWLVAAPYEYAGETISATGYDTNEIAGEYGLITHDFQMNYGDLAYNTPEDIVLNPDGTITGAVTGTWKIADNSSNCTITIEGTEYKGVFVTQNLTGSNIPVMTFTAVSKDGLSIWGSGKISDEGAVAMTAASGTFGAPSSTFGSISLPSTGLYDTQITWTSKNKDIIADDGTVTPVTTPTDVVMTQTIAKGNYSYSKNYTITVKPLSQNETDSLIVGEYFKDEEIDLSSALVNKISVPNPFNKNSSAGLNLSGGVKISFDTKSTGNINTLSAILSFMGNGGDNGRMYFTSGSYLGYNAGGSWYDANLNNYTLVKDYIGKSAHVDIILTATNFEVYVDNQLCYDKAIIETENGAGTLTDHTDVLKWLYNSADTLYFGSGSWWSDAANNTISNVVLTVNPIDPKVDLSEKESGTPKEDEPKNSEADEVTYTKDKVELTSNSFLAEEENPFHGKNLKKVILKYTINIDPTSPKNGWDGIFSFFKSSTGGRVSMQTNPYLCYNSDGWMDINQPGESADNMITKMEAGKPYDVVVTISTDGIEMTVSGNPVNCSINGSTTSYEKILKTISEADKLTFGVGLASTSYWNTEICTLSHIEFTSVKDKAEEGTKEEEKDPAQEPNEKEDTPKEGEDTPKQNEDTPKGNEDSPKETTDTPKGNEDAPKENADTPKGTEDTPKVSEDTSKKDEKSEKSSAEKNEDSKAKETTPASKVETSAPVAVTGIKLNKSKIKIGRGGSYQLTATVLPSDATVPDVEFSSSNTKIATVTSTGLIKAKKNGKCTITAKSKDGNFTAKCSITVKDPVRVTKVKLNKSKKTLKLGKSFTLKAKVKPTNATIKDVTWSTSNKKIAKVDANGNVIATGKGTATITAKTKDGSYTATCKITVK, encoded by the coding sequence ATGAAAAAAGCAACCGGCAAACGCCTAAAAAGAGCTCTTACCGTGCTGATGTCTGTTACATTAACAGCTTCCGGCGCCGGTATTATGCCTGATTCAGGGCTAAGAGTTATGGCAGAAAACGCACCCACTGTTATCTCAGACGAGCAAGTATCTAAGCTAACAGCAGATGCATCCTACAACCGTACCAGTGTTCATGACCCATCCATTGTTTATGACTCTGATACCGGAACCTATTACGTGTTCGGCTCACATCTCGCAGTTTCAAAATCAACAGATCTGATGAACTGGACATCCATCTATACCGATGACCCATCATCCGGCATTTTCGTAGAAAGTTACAATGAAGAGTTTAAACATAACAACAATGAAGGTGAATACGTACCAGGTTTAAACTCTATAAAGACAGAGCAGATAACCATAATTCCTGAAAAGAATAATTCAGAGAATGCTGAAAGTATATCAGGCAGCATAGTTTTGCGGAGTGAAATTAACGGGAATGAATTTTCTGACATTGATGTTTCTGAGAATGAAGCTATTGAGGATACTGAAAACAACAAGAATGCAACTGAAAATGTTATACCCGGAAGCAGTGCAGATAGCTCTGAAATCAATGAATCAGGTGAGAACGAAATCTCAGAGGTAAATAAATCCGACGAGTCTGAAAACTCAGAGATAAATAAGTCCGGTGAGCCTAAAAGCTCAGATACAAAAGGCAAAGATGCAACTGAAAATGAAGCAGCTGAAAATGGCACCAACACCGATGATAATAAGTCTTCAGCCATGGATGATGCAAAAAGCACTGAATCAACTGCCAAAGCTGATGATGGTAATTACGATAATGCATCCAAAAAGACTGACAGCAATTTAGATTCAACAGCCGAAGATGCTTATACCAATTCCGGTTCCGCACCCGAAAACGATGTCAACAATAATTCGAAGGCTCCTGAAACATCTGATGTTTTAGCAGTATCTTCCCCTGAGGACAATGATGCTGCACCTATAACAGCTGAAAACGGCATAGAATACAAATTTGCCAATTACGACATCGCCAAATGGATTTCCGGCAACTCCGTAAAAGGTAATATGTGGGCACCCGATGTAATCTATAACGAAAGCCTTGGAAAATGGTGCATGTACCTTAGTTTAAACGGACCTACCTGGAATTCAGCCATAGTCCTTCTTACATCTGATAATATAGAAGGTCCCTATGACTATGTTGGACCTGTTGTCTTTTCAGGTTTTTCCACAGCAGATTCCTCAAAAAGCTTCAAGAATACCGATCTTGAATTTGTAACAGGAGAGCTCGAAGAACTTCCCGCCCGTTACGACCATATAAGAGATAAGAGCTGGGGAGATTACCTGCCCCATGCCATCGACCCGGCTGTTTTCTATGATGAAGACGGCAAGCTCTGGATGGTATATGGCTCATGGTCAGGCGGAATATATGTACTTGAGCTTGATGAGAACACAGGTCTTAGAGATTATACCGTTAACTATCCTCTAAGCTACGAAAAAGACGAATCAGTAAAAGATTACGGAAAATCAATTTTGTCAGATCCGTATTTTGGAACAAAGATCGCAGGTGGCTACTATGTATCAGGCGAAGGCCCCTACATCGAGCATATAGGTGACTATTACTACCTGTTCATTTCTTACGGATTTTACTCTCCCGAGGGCGGCTACAACATGAGAGTCTTCAGAAGCAAGACACCGAACGGCCCCTATGTTGACGAAAATGGAACAAGTGCCATATTTGACAAATACATACTTAACTACAGCCCTACAGATAAGAATAACAACCGCGGCGAAAAAATTGTAGGCAACTATCAATGGCCTTCCATGAGCAAAGCAGAAATAGCTCAGGGACATAACTCAGCCATAGCTGCCAACGATGGCAAGATTTACCTCATCTACCACACAAAATTCAACGACGGAACAGCTTCTCATGAAGTAAGAGTCCACCAGATGTTTGTAAACGAAGATGGCTGGCTTGTTGCAGCCCCCTACGAATACGCAGGTGAAACCATCTCTGCCACAGGCTATGACACAAATGAAATAGCCGGTGAATACGGTCTTATCACTCATGATTTTCAGATGAACTACGGAGATCTTGCATATAATACACCAGAAGATATTGTCCTTAATCCTGATGGTACAATAACAGGCGCAGTAACAGGTACCTGGAAAATTGCGGATAACAGCTCAAACTGCACCATCACCATTGAAGGAACCGAATACAAAGGAGTATTTGTGACGCAGAACCTCACAGGTTCAAACATCCCTGTAATGACCTTCACAGCAGTATCAAAGGACGGACTTTCAATCTGGGGTTCAGGGAAAATATCAGACGAAGGCGCTGTTGCCATGACAGCTGCAAGCGGCACATTCGGAGCACCTTCATCAACCTTTGGTTCAATAAGCCTTCCTTCAACAGGTCTTTACGATACACAGATAACATGGACATCCAAAAACAAAGACATTATTGCTGATGACGGAACAGTCACACCGGTTACAACACCAACAGATGTAGTAATGACCCAGACAATTGCCAAAGGTAATTACAGCTATTCAAAGAACTATACCATTACAGTCAAGCCTCTTTCACAGAACGAGACCGACTCCCTTATCGTAGGAGAATACTTCAAAGATGAAGAAATTGATTTAAGTTCGGCCCTGGTAAATAAAATATCAGTACCTAATCCGTTTAATAAAAACAGCTCTGCAGGATTAAATCTCTCAGGTGGTGTAAAAATCTCCTTTGACACTAAGAGCACCGGCAATATTAACACTCTCAGCGCAATTCTTTCATTTATGGGCAACGGCGGTGATAACGGAAGAATGTATTTCACCTCAGGTTCATACCTTGGCTACAACGCAGGCGGTTCATGGTACGATGCAAATCTGAATAATTATACACTTGTAAAAGATTACATAGGTAAATCCGCTCACGTGGACATTATCCTTACCGCAACTAACTTTGAAGTATATGTAGACAACCAGCTTTGCTATGACAAAGCTATTATTGAAACAGAAAACGGTGCAGGAACACTTACTGACCACACAGATGTACTTAAATGGCTGTATAACAGCGCAGATACACTATATTTCGGATCAGGTTCATGGTGGAGTGACGCAGCAAACAACACGATAAGTAACGTTGTACTTACAGTCAATCCCATCGACCCTAAAGTTGACCTTTCAGAAAAAGAATCAGGCACACCCAAGGAAGACGAACCCAAAAACTCCGAAGCAGATGAAGTTACTTACACAAAAGACAAAGTGGAATTAACCTCCAACAGTTTCCTTGCAGAAGAAGAAAATCCTTTCCACGGAAAGAATCTGAAAAAAGTAATACTGAAATATACAATAAACATTGATCCCACATCACCCAAAAACGGATGGGACGGCATTTTCAGCTTCTTCAAATCCTCCACGGGAGGCAGGGTATCCATGCAGACCAATCCTTATCTGTGCTACAACTCTGATGGATGGATGGACATAAACCAGCCCGGTGAGTCTGCTGATAACATGATTACAAAAATGGAAGCAGGAAAGCCATACGACGTTGTCGTAACCATAAGCACCGACGGGATAGAAATGACCGTAAGCGGCAACCCTGTTAATTGCAGCATCAACGGCTCAACAACAAGCTATGAAAAAATACTTAAGACAATTTCAGAAGCTGACAAGCTCACCTTCGGAGTAGGCCTTGCATCAACCTCCTACTGGAATACGGAAATATGTACTCTTTCTCACATTGAATTTACGTCAGTCAAAGACAAGGCTGAAGAAGGAACTAAGGAAGAAGAAAAAGATCCGGCACAAGAGCCCAATGAAAAAGAGGACACTCCCAAAGAAGGCGAAGATACTCCTAAGCAAAATGAAGACACTCCTAAAGGAAACGAGGATTCTCCTAAAGAAACTACAGATACCCCTAAGGGAAACGAAGATGCTCCTAAAGAAAATGCAGACACTCCCAAAGGAACTGAAGATACTCCTAAAGTGAGCGAAGATACTTCCAAGAAGGATGAGAAATCAGAAAAATCCTCAGCTGAGAAAAATGAGGATTCAAAGGCAAAAGAAACAACACCCGCAAGCAAAGTTGAGACTTCCGCACCTGTCGCCGTTACCGGAATTAAGCTTAATAAATCCAAAATAAAGATCGGCCGAGGCGGTTCATATCAGCTCACAGCTACTGTCCTTCCATCCGATGCAACTGTACCTGATGTAGAATTTTCAAGCAGTAACACAAAAATCGCCACTGTAACAAGCACAGGCCTTATTAAAGCAAAGAAGAACGGTAAATGCACAATCACTGCAAAATCCAAGGACGGTAATTTCACAGCAAAATGCAGCATAACCGTCAAGGATCCTGTACGCGTTACCAAAGTGAAGCTAAACAAGTCCAAAAAGACCTTAAAACTTGGAAAATCATTTACACTTAAAGCAAAAGTTAAACCCACTAACGCAACAATAAAAGATGTTACCTGGTCTACAAGTAACAAAAAAATCGCAAAGGTTGATGCAAACGGAAATGTCATTGCCACCGGCAAAGGCACCGCAACCATCACCGCAAAAACCAAAGACGGCTCTTACACTGCTACCTGCAAGATCACGGTAAAATAA